The DNA segment ATCCGCACCCAACAGGTCGACTCCTACCGTTCCGCCGTAAGTATCGTTTGCGGAGGCATCCAGGGTGGGCTGGCCGTTTAAACCATCCGGGTCGAAATTGATTCCCACATTGCGAAGGATCCCACCACTTACGGCGGCTCGGGCAACGCTTTGCGGCCGGTCCCATCCGTAAAACAGGTTGAGGTATGGAACGATCCGCATCGGCGATGAAGTGACCAAACTGTTTTCGATCAGGAATAATCCTCCGTCGGCGGTCCGCTGAGATTTGTCCAAGTCCTGGCCGGTGTTGATGATGATTCGTAGGCTGTTGTTGATCCGTTGGAAATAACGCCGCGTGTAGCTAGCCGTCAGGTTGTGGTAGCTCCGTCCCAAATCGTCACGATCATTCAGGTAGGCATACCCGGTTTCAATGTAGCCGTCGTAGGCGTCGATGAATGCGGCAATCCCTAACGCTTGAGCGGCATGATTGTCCGCACCGAAGGCTGGACTGTTTAGTTGGTCGGCGACTGCAAATCCGGTGATGTCGAAGTTCGACCAGTCCAGCAACACACTATGTTTGGCGGGAATGGTGATCGCGGCAGCCGTCACCGCGTCCTCCATCCAAACGCCATTTTGAAATAGCAGCGGAACCAGCCCTAACGCAACGGGCATTTCGAATGGGGAGGGCGTTCCGTCCAGCCCACCCAACATGGCACCGATGTCCCCTTCGAAGAAGCCGGTTACCGGATTCAAGTTCACGAACGAATCGTACTCGACACTGCCGTCTTCCAGTCGAAATTGCGAGAACTGCGTTGCTTGATTTAATGGTCCAATAAACGCGTGGAACCGCTCGGTCGCCGTTAAACGTAGGTCCAGGTCCAGGTTTAACCGGTGCGCGACATTGTCGATGCGGCCCCCGGCATTACGTCCCGTGGACGCACCGATTCGATAGTCCCCATACATGTAGAACGCAGGGTGCAACAGATTCGTTTCGCCGAATAGCGTTCCTCCGCGAGGCATCATGCCGGGAGCATAAAACGGGATGCCCCATTCAATCAACGGTCGTTGAGTCGGCACATCGTACTTCGCGTCATAGACGTACTGTTGTGCGGAGGGATCGTAGAATTCGGATCCCATTGGCAGCGGAGTCGGGGAGAAATCGTTCCACTCAGGCAAAGGGCAAGAGAATAGCTCTAGCGGATCGGCCGGGTTGGGCGCAGGCTGTTGGGCATGCGACGTATCCGCGGGAGCTTTTGGTTGAACCGGAGAGTGCGAAGGAGTTGGCTGGAATAGGGGATCGTTGCTTTGCTGGGGACTCGGTGCGGCGGGAACGCTGGGACCCGACGGAAATGGTGGTGTAAAGGGCATCGCCGGACCGGCAGGAGGAAGGTCCAGTCGATTGGGATTGCTTTCCAGTAGATCCCATTGAGGGATTCTAGGGATAGGGTCTCCCAGAGGGCTTGATGGCGCGGCCGGTGGATTTTGCATCGGGGCGGCAGGTGCCTGCAGCGGCCTATGGTTTTGGAAGTCGTCCACCCCTGGTAACCGTTGAGGAACCTTCGTCGCGTTCGGGGTTGGCAAGATCTCGAAAGGCCCCGAATCGGGCGAAGTCGCTTGCCCTGCAGGAGGCAGCCGCGTCGGTGCAGGCAAGGGGCTTGGGGTGGTCGGTTGAACGGGCGGAGGTGCCTGCGTGTAGGTGACCGGATACCCTTGTGGTTGTCCATAACTAATCGACCCCAGCCAACCGAACTGCGCAATCAGTAGCACCCCGGCAGCGCAACGTCGACGCCAACGGCAGCCTGTCGGCAGCGGCAGTTCGCATCGGGGGACGGTTACCTGGGGGGACGATTTCATTAGGCTGCGGTGATTCTGTAAGGAACTAAAATGAGAGGGCTTGCTGCAAAGACGTTAACGGACGTGAATCGTGTGGCTTTGCGGATGTAACGTCAGGATTCCCTCATTCATGCGGCGAATCATATCGGGGGTCGCTCCGACCAGTCTCATCAGGTAACTCGGTTCGGGTTTGCTTCGAAAGCGAACGGCCAGTCGATAGAATCCTGGTTGCGACAGATGTTCTGCTGGAATCCGGTAACGGGCTTTCCGGGATCCCAGGGGAGGCAACGAGTGAGCCTCCATGCGAATCCCTGGAGGATGATTTAGCAGGCTGACTGGAACCGCTCCGGGACGCAGAAAGACCAATTGGTCAACGTTGAAGTTCAGCGGTAACGCGACCTCTCTGTCGGTTCCCCTAAACGAGTTGATCAAGAATTTTGTTTGCAGGTTAAACAGCTGCGTATCGGCAGGCAGTTGGCCGGTCGCGACGTCATAGGATTGAACGTCCGCGAGGTCGCCATTGCTGTCCAAGTAGCCCGATTCCCAGACTCGCATTCCCTCTGGATTGATCAATGCTACATTCATCCAAACTTGTGGTTGAGCCCCGAGCGAACCGGTCGAAAGGTTATGTCCTTCACTAACGTTTGTGACATCAAAATAGAACGCCAGGTCACTTTGTGCCGTTGGTGGGTTGCTGAAGAACGGGCCATCTATTTTCAAAGCCGATTCCAGCACTTGGACGGCGGACTGTCGCTTCCTATCCAGGCTTTTCATATTGGCGTCGATGATTTTCCTGGCATCACGGCGATCGTCGGTGTTGTCCCATGGTTTTGGGAACGTCTGCCCTTTCGCCGCGTTCCGTTCGAATTTGTCTTTGCCCCAATCGCTGTAGTAATCAAACGCTAACCAATCACGCGGAGTCCAGCGGTCTGCGACCTTGCTGATCGGGTAGATCCCTGGATGCGCAATCGAATAGTTGGGACCCCAGAAGGAATGGTTGGCATGTTTGCGCACCTCTCCCCAGGGTTTGCCCGACAGTTCGGCGATGTGGCATTCCTCGTATCCCTCTGCTTTGCCAGGGACAGCGCCCATGTGACAGTCTTGGCAACTGATGCCCTTGGCCGCGGCGGGGCCGGCGCGATACTGAGCATGGACCACCTCCAGACCGATTCCGGGATGGACGGCCACTTGATGGCAGGTTGCACAGAAATCACTCCGAGTGATCGGTTCGAAGAAGCGTCCTTCGGTATGGATCGCTTGCCCCGGCCCTTTATCACTAGGGTCGGTTTTTAGTTTCAGCTGTTTGCGATCGGAAATCGCTTTGGCAATCCCCGATCCATTACCGCCACCGTAGACCGGTGCAAAGATATCGCCTGGTTCAATCCGGCGGCGACCATTGGTGCGTCCGTATGCTTCGTTGACACGGTGGCAGGCGATGCAGGTGATACCTTCGCGAACGATTTCAGGTGCTTCTAGAGCAGAGACGGCGCGCGAGAACGATTCCTGGGTCGCTACGGGGCTGTGGCATCTGGCACAGAAGGTACCGACCGTTCCCTGCGTCAAGTCGGTCATCGTTTGTTCAAAACGTTGATACATGGGGGATAGCATCGAGTAAGCATGGGCGCTGACCCGCCATTCCTCAAAATGTTTTGGATGGCATTCGGCACACGTTCGAGCCGACGGATAGCGCGTCTCTGCAAGTAACGCGGCATGGGGATCGACGTTCGATTCGGGTGACAAGATCGACGCGTCGCCCTTCGGGGTTAGCGGTTTGCCAGCCGGAGTCCCTGTCGCGCTGGCGTGCGGATTGGGGAGCCGACTTGGGGAGGCCGAAGCGTGTGGGTTGGCACCGCCAGACATATTGCTAAGCGGATCGGGACCGTCCAGCAGACTTTCATCGTCCAGCAGACTGTCATCGCCCAGCAGGTCATCCTCCTGCCAAGATGGGGACGCCGGTGCGTTGCTTCCACCCAGCAAGTCGTCTCCGTCCAACAGATTGTCCCCCCCCAGCAAGTCATCCCCCAGTACGTCATCCCCCAGCAAATCATCGCCATCCAGCAGATCATCATCCCCCAGTAAGTTCCCACCCAGCAAATCGTCCGCAGGTGCTGGATTGCTCGACCGGTTGGGGGCCATTGCCGAAAGCTCATCCTCCAGTAGGTCCGCTCCGCCGGAATGTTCCGGTTCGAAGAGGGCTTCTGGTCTGGAGAAGTACTGGTTGGATTGGATGTTTCGAGTTTGTGACGGTTGGTTGGTTGGTTCTGGCGTCAGGTTCCCGGGATTTTCGCTGTTAAATGGATTGGGTTTGGCATGCCCGACCGTTGATGAGCGACCGCCAGCCCGCATGTAGGCGGGTGGTGTGATCGTTCCT comes from the Roseimaritima multifibrata genome and includes:
- a CDS encoding multiheme c-type cytochrome; translated protein: MDVLYDRHRIAQLILWIGCLTQVAAYGQAPSGYQFQGMGRPASDIGRPATADIPPISPEWLKQLPPGCLDTWQADPPAANSQANSSYGRLQIPRVANQRTTQQTPLQSAQLSQSFPYRQRHQTAVPAVNNQSWGQGTITPPAYMRAGGRSSTVGHAKPNPFNSENPGNLTPEPTNQPSQTRNIQSNQYFSRPEALFEPEHSGGADLLEDELSAMAPNRSSNPAPADDLLGGNLLGDDDLLDGDDLLGDDVLGDDLLGGDNLLDGDDLLGGSNAPASPSWQEDDLLGDDSLLDDESLLDGPDPLSNMSGGANPHASASPSRLPNPHASATGTPAGKPLTPKGDASILSPESNVDPHAALLAETRYPSARTCAECHPKHFEEWRVSAHAYSMLSPMYQRFEQTMTDLTQGTVGTFCARCHSPVATQESFSRAVSALEAPEIVREGITCIACHRVNEAYGRTNGRRRIEPGDIFAPVYGGGNGSGIAKAISDRKQLKLKTDPSDKGPGQAIHTEGRFFEPITRSDFCATCHQVAVHPGIGLEVVHAQYRAGPAAAKGISCQDCHMGAVPGKAEGYEECHIAELSGKPWGEVRKHANHSFWGPNYSIAHPGIYPISKVADRWTPRDWLAFDYYSDWGKDKFERNAAKGQTFPKPWDNTDDRRDARKIIDANMKSLDRKRQSAVQVLESALKIDGPFFSNPPTAQSDLAFYFDVTNVSEGHNLSTGSLGAQPQVWMNVALINPEGMRVWESGYLDSNGDLADVQSYDVATGQLPADTQLFNLQTKFLINSFRGTDREVALPLNFNVDQLVFLRPGAVPVSLLNHPPGIRMEAHSLPPLGSRKARYRIPAEHLSQPGFYRLAVRFRSKPEPSYLMRLVGATPDMIRRMNEGILTLHPQSHTIHVR